The sequence below is a genomic window from Rudanella lutea DSM 19387.
CCACCCTGGCACCATTATGCCGTCGCAGCGTGGACAGGCTTTCTGGGGCAGTCGAAAAACGACCGGTTGACCGTATGGCGTACACACCGAAAATATCCGACCGGTGGCAATGTGTCGACCGTTTCGCCCGGCAACCCGGATTACGTGTACAATCGCCCCCATGCTGACCGCGAGGCTTACGATGCCGGATTCTCAGCCATTGGAAAGTACGCCGAGTACCTGACAAGTGCTGCCACCCGCTACTATCCTCATGACCTATACATCAAATATCCGGGACTAACCGGATCGGGCTGGGGTACATCGGCCGTGATGGCGGGCAGTGGGTATTACAAACGAAACATCCGGGATATTGTATTTCGGGATAATCCCTCTGATCGGCGCACCAAAGCGATTGTTGGGATGCGCACGGTGGTTAAAAATGGGGCCGTCTGGGCGCTGATCATCGGCACCAATTGGGGACAGGAAGCGGCCGACGTGACCACGTTCGACCTACTCGTACGCAAGGCCGACGTGCCGACACTGGCCGCTGATGTGGAGGTTACAGGCCTAAAAATAACCGGCTACAATACGACGATTGTTGAGGTGTGTCTGGAGCCGGCCCGACTGACCCAGACACTATCGGCAACGACGGCAACAACGACACCCAGCACGCCGTTTGGATTCGCCTACACGCCGATTACAACCAACACAACCGTACCCTCTACGGGTAAGATTGTGATTCAGGGTACTCAGATTCGGAACGAGTGGTGGATCACACACAACGGGGCACAATTTGGCGGGGCACTCTGCCACGTGAGTCGCAATGGTGGGGGCAACTTCGTGAATAATTTTGATGCCGGTCGGCAGCATCAGGACACCTATTATGGTGGACCTGACCCGTATTCGCCCCCCGGATTCGAGAAGCCTGAATACTGGAAAGGGTTTCCCTATAACCCCATTGAGGGCGGTGACTGGGCGCACAATGGCAGCGACATTTTGGCCTATGGGTTCGACAATAACACCGGAACCCATTACCTCAAAACACGAGCTCGTAATTTCCCTGTCCGCAACTACCTGACGGGGTTCGTCTACGAAAAATGGGCGAGGCCGGTCCACCCGCAGGCTATCCGGCATTGGAAGAAAATTACCTGGAACCGGGCGAATGATCAGGTGCCCGAGCGGGAAGCCGATGGCAGTTTGAAACGATTCCCGACCGTTGGCACACAGGAACACCCGGTACTGTATTCGAATAATGGGGTTGTTTGGCGGGCACGGTACGCCAATGAATCAGGGGTTCAGAATGTGGATCTGCGTCCGCTGGCGTACGGCACGGCCAACTGGCGAGGCCTGCGTGATGAGTTACTGGCTGAGGGCTGGTTTGGCCTGACGGGCGATACCGACGAGGGCGTGTTCTACATCGGCCCCCGGATCGGTATGATCATGGGCGGCACTGATGGGCTGGAGGGAACGGGTGAGTTTGCGGATCGCTCCACGTACCTGGCCAATACGGTTCAAAAGAACATCGACCCGACCGGCGTGGAGTACATGACCTACGATGTATTCACGGGTACGGTGGCCGAGGCTCGGGCCTACGCTGCGGCCTACTTTACGGCGCTCGGCATTGATGGGGTTCCCAACTATGATTTCTCGACCGGCAGGCGGCATAACTGGGCCTGCCTGAACGGTATCCTGTCGCTGGAGAATACGGGTAATGCACTGACGGTTGAACGTCGAACGAGCAATGAGGGACTAACGCTGAAAATGCCGCAGTTTCCGTTTTCGGCCTCGGCCATGCCTACTCTGTATATCCGGGTGAAGAACAATTCTACCTCGTCGACGTTGCGGGTGGCCTGGCAAAAACCCTCCCAGAAAGAGGGTCCAGCACTTATCGCAGGGCAATACTACGATTTCACGGTGCCCAACGACGGAGCCTTTCATACGGTGCCAATCGTGATGACGGGCCGAACCGGCTGGACGGGGATTATCAGCGCTATGACGCTCGGTTTTCCCGCCAATCCGGGTACAGGCACCAACCTGCTTCAATTAACCTACTTCGGAAAAAATAACCCGTAACCATGGCCACAACGATTCCTGATCTGGATTTAAATATGCTGCGCTTTATTCGGCGCTTAGTGAAACAATTAGTGCCCGGTGATACGGTGCCCGTGAGCCGTGACCGGATCGGCAGCTATCTGGGAGCCGCCGACTTTATCCAAACGCCCGAGGGCCTGATCTATGCCCGAACTTCCAGTAGTGTACCTCCCGATGATCTGCGCGTGTTTGCCGTGCGCAACAAACCGACCCAACGCTGGATGCTGACCGGTACCACTCCGCTCGGTACAGAGTACACGCTGAGTGCGTTCAAACGGGCTGGCTCCAGCTGGACGCGGGCAATTGCGGACTTTTTCGAGTCCGGAGAGAAATCGCTGCTGGTGAATATCCCCCGGTTGGAGATCGACGCCCCCCTGACGCCCCCCTCGGGCAATGGCCTGCGGATTCGCGGTATTAGCCGGGAGGGGTCGGTGATCGTAAGCCGGGGCGACTGGGCCGCATTGAATCTGACGGGGCATCAATCGGCCGAGATTAGTGATCTGGGCTTTGAAGGCGCTGGGTTGCATACGGCAATCGTCGGGGAAACGAATTTCTACACCCGCATTGAAAACATAGGGGTTCGTGGTTTCGGGCGGGGGATCGTGCTGAACTCAGTGGGCAAAGAAACCCTGTTTACCTCCAACCGGGTGAGCCGTTGCGTGGTGCGTGGGTGCGAAGGCCCAGGCATTGTATTGCAGCGATGGGCCGAGTACGTGACGGTGGACAACAACGATGTGTATGACTGCGCCGGACCGGGTATTTATGCGGCCTCGGGCAATGTACGCATGGTGAATAACACACTGGTGAATAACCAGGGAGGTATTCTGGTGGAGGGCTCTATTGGTGTAGAAAGTCCCTCGACGGCTATCGACGGTTATACACTGGGCGAAAATACCGACCATGGTGGCATCTACAGCAATACAGTCAACCACAACCATATCTACGGCATATCGCTCATTAACCTGCGCTACAGTACAGGCGTGGTGGGGAATCAGATTTGGGCGACTATCGGCCCCAATGGGTTCAATCAGAACTATCGGGGTACGGGCTACACGGTAGGCCTGCATCTGGAGAACTGCGTGAATGTGCAGGCAGTCGGCAATACCATCGCCCACAACCGGGTGAACATCGCCGTGAAGGGCGTACGTACATCGCGTCTCGACAACAGCCTGATCGCGAACCCTGACTATACTCAGTATCACTATCTGGAAATCGCGGGCGCGAACGTGAGCCAGAATGAGGTTGTCTGCTCTACATCGGGTGATCTGAAGGGGGGCGAGAACCGCACATTTTTTCCTCTGACCGATACAACCAACCTGGGGAACACCTACCGGCAGAAATCCAGCCTAACCCCGCAGTCGATTGTCTTGCAGAACGGCGATGCGGCCTATACCCATGTGGGTAATTCGCAGCTGATCCGGGTGAGAACGGGCTATGTACCAGCTGTGACGCTGCCCCCGCTCTGGCGTGGCCAGTCGACGACAATTGAGGTGGAGCAGCTAACAGCCGGGGCCTCGGTGTTGGTAGCAGTAACCGGCGCCGTACTGACATCCCGAACGGCGCTCTGTACGGTATCGGGCAGCACGGCCACGCTGACGGGTTCCGGGCTGTACACGTTCACGCAGGACCTTAACGGCAACTGTACAATCACGAGCGATGCTGTGCGCGAATTGAGCCGGGGGGTGTCATTTGTTAATAGCTGGGGGCAATTCTCTGGACTGAAAACAGTGGGTTACTGGCTTGATAGCAGCGGGCGGATCAACCTCGAAGGTATGATGGTCGGGGGCAGCAGCAACACGACAGCATTCACGCTACCCGTTGGCTACCGGCCGAGCTCACTGCGGTTTCTGCCCGTCAACCGGGGCGAGAAGTTCGGAGCCATTCACATCACCGATGGGGGTGAGGTAGTCGTCAAGGGAATTGACCCCGGCGACTGGATCAGCCTGGACGGTGTTTCTTTTCGGCCTTAATCAGATAACTGGCCATCGTGCTAACAACATGGTGGCCAGTTGACTACTCGCTGCCTTATAGTCGAATTATCCCACTCGGTCGATTGCTCCCGACCATATTCGAATCACAATGAACGAATTACTCAAACAGTTAGCGGCCGTACCGCCCGAACTCTGGTACGCGCTGGGCATCATTGCCGGTACCACCGCGCGCGGGTTTCGGGAAGAAGCGGTTAGCCCCGGCCGGGCCGTCACCGAATGGTTTACGGGTGCGGTGGGTGGGGCTGCCCTGCTGCTGATTGTTATAGGCTGGAAAGAGCCAAATACGATCATTCTGTATGGTTTGGCTCCGATATGCGGCTACTCAGGCAACTGGGCACTGGATCTCGTTGCCCGCAACCGGGAGCGGGTTAGTGGCCGGATCATGGACATGATTGATGCCAAGCTGGACGCTAAGGACGAGAGTAAACCACCTAACAATCCATAAGATATGCTTGCGTTTTTCATTGCTGGGCTTGCGCTGCTCAGTATCGTAGCCACCTATACGGAGGTGGCCCAAATGTCGGGGAAGATAGGCACGCAGGCCCTGCGGCTGATTCCGCCGGTTCTGATCTACTTAGCCCTGTTTCTGGCCTTCACGTACGTACCCGTGCTGCTGGAGGTGTCGGTGCTGTGCTGGCTGGGGTACGTGCTGGTACGAAGCAGCTGGACGGTTTTGCAGGGGTATCTGGCCGTACGTACCGGCTCAACCGGCCAGCGGAGTGCGTGGCTGCGCTCCATTCGGTATGCGCCCTACCTGCTGGGTATTCTGCTGGTGGTGTATGGCGTGACGGTGTATCTGGGCCGGGTGAAAAGCCCGATTGCCCCTAAACCCGAAGCCGTGCCGGTTGAGCCGGTACGGGTACCCAAATCACAAGGCGAACAAGACGATGAACGAACATGGAACGAACTGGAACGCGTACGGCCCTGATGGGAATAGCCCTGCTGATGGCGATGCAGGTGATGGGGCAGGACTGCACCGAATGGAAACGCCGACATGCCCGTGCCGTGCATGTCCTGGACTCCACCCGTGCCGTGGGCAGGCGCTTACTGACGGCGAAGGACAGTCGGATTGCGGAACTGGAGCGGCTGTCGGATAACCGGATTGCGGCTGCGCTGCGGCAGTCCGGGGAAGTGCGAAGCCGACACGAGGCTCTCGTCGGCTGGCTGAAAACGGAGGCTCTGACCAAACGTTTTTTGGGCTGGGGGCGTAAACGAGCGATACGGAAGGAGTTAAAACGAATGGGAGCCCTGTAACATGAAACCCCTTACCACCATGGCTAATTTCGATAAAGCTTATGCCATCACGATGGCGCATGAAGGCGGGTACGCCAACCACCCCAGTGATACGGGCGGGGAGACGTATAAGGGTATTGCCCGCAACCACAACCCCAACTGGAAGGGGTGGCACGTGGTCGATGCCGCCAAACGTAACGCATCCGGGACTGATCAGCTCAATCGCATTTTATCGGCCAATGCCGACCTGCAAGCGAATGTCCGAACGTTCTACAAAGCCAACTACTGGGACGTGAACCGGCTGGATCAGGTGAGTGATCAGTTGCTGGCTGAAAAGCTGTTCGATATCGGCGTAAACATGGGCGTGGGCCGGGCGGCCCGGATGTGGCAGGAAGCGGTAAACCTCACTAATCAGAACGGCCGGGCCTATGCTGACATCGCCGTCGATGGTATTGTGGGGGCTATGACCCTCAAGCGCACCAACGAGCACCCACGGCCGGCCCTACTCCTTCAAGTGGTGAGGGCGTTGCAAGGCGAACGCTACCTGAACATCATGCGTAATGCCCCCTCGCAGGAGGTGTTTGCCGCCAGCTGGTTCAGCCGGATTTAGATCGTCAGAAAGTAGACAAGAGTAGTACAGCCAGCCGACAAGAAGAGACAATGGAGTAGAATGAACGTACAGTAGGAAGGTAATGGAAACGCCCGGTCATATTGAGCCGGGCGTTTTTTGTGTGTGGGCAGGTAGCGTGTCACCTTAACTGATGGGGGTGTTTGCAGAAGAAGAGTTGAAACAGAAAACCTGACATCAGGGGCATCAGGCTTTGGACGGGTTTGTTTAAGCACTGGCACCAGTTTTTCGAAACAAGGTGAACGTGATCCAGCGCATTGACTGTGGTACCGGATGAATAAAACGGATAAAGTAAGAGAGCGCCTATCAGGGCGCTCTCTTTTTGCTGACGGAAGAGGTTTCTAAGGTGGAAGGAGTCGTGGGATGTAAGCGTTTTTATTATGGGTTAGTGTAAGCAAACTACTTGGTTCGGCTCCGTCCTCCCCCACGTTGAGCCGGGGGAGCCAGTAGGCAACAAGCACGCCATCCAGATTGAAAAAATCCATACGGTGTTCTGCTCGGTATTCGATCGAATACTGTACCAGTTCGTTATCCTTATACACACACAGGTGCTCTCCCGTCAGCTCGGCGTATGCAAAGAGGCCTTCCTCACAAAGAATCTCAAACTTGCCATCCACCTCATTGGCACACCCCCAGTAGGATCGTCCGGCAGCACAGTAAATGTCGTACTTGCGCATAAAGTAGTTTCAAACTTACGCAAAAGTATAGGGGCTTGGATGTATAGAAATTAGGTTTTTGTTAAATGTTGGCCATATCTACAGATAAAAAGTTGATTATTGGCCAATAAATTAATTCTACTTACTCAGTAGTAAATATTGAGTAACTGTTCGTAGTTTTACGGCTACCATTCATTGGTGTTTAACCTTTAAGTGCTAATGTGAGCAAATCCGTCATCGGCTGTGAAGACGGATTTCTTCATTACAAGCAGGTGAACTACTGGTGATTCTCTTTCCAGATCGATTGTAAGTAAACATATGGCTACGAAGCCCCAACTGCGTATTCTGTTGGTAGATGACGACGTTGATACGGTGCATGTCGTTAGGTACACCCTGCAAAAAGTTGATCCAGCTACGATTCTTGATGTAGCGGGGAGCCGGGAGGAATTAGTGACCCATCTGGAGAGGGCTGTCAAGCCTTATTACAACCTTCTGCTACTGGACTTGATGCTGGAGGGCGAGTTGAATGGCCTTTCGCTGGTAGATTTGATACGGAGTTATCCGAATACCCGGCTAATGCCCATCGTTGCGCTGTCATTTCGGGATGATCATCAAACAGTACAGGCATCGTATCACCAACGGGTTAACTCTTATCTACAGAAACCCGAGACGCTGGAGGAGTGGGAGCGGGTGATGCTGGCTCTGACCAACTACTGGAAAGTATCAGCTTTACCCTCCGAATGATTCAGAAACTTGACTAGGCTACCCTGTATGATGGGTTGCCTTTGTGGCAATAAGGATAAGTTAAAATGAAAAAAGGGATAAATCCCGACTTCTTTGAGGTCGGGGTTTTTTGTTTTGGCCATCACGCAAAGCAAGCCGTTAAATTATACTTCTGTCTGTTCATGCTAAACCTTAGTTTTAGCTTTAAACCCATAGTGTACTCAGATTCAATTATGAGAAGGGACTTGTCCTTAATATTCGGAGAATGGAGTCAGAGTGATTAAAGTCGGTTAAGTAAGTAATGGTCATCAATCAGTTTAGCTTGGATATATTTGTAATTGATTTTATATTAACTAACGTTTAGTAAACCCGCCCTTTTTTGAGGGGCGGGTTTCTTTATAGAGTTAATCGTGGCAGAATATAGGGGTGTTTGTGTACGGTTTATTATGCGTTCTGTCTAAAAGCGTCGCAAGGCAGCAAGCAAATATCAATTTTGTCGCTTCTTCAAGTTGTTTTCATGAATTAGCTTAACGGCTTCTGACATCGGAAAATCGGGCCATTGCTCCGGCCGAGCCAAAAATATCTGTAAGATACCAGCATGTGAATCAGGATAAACCGGGTGAGGTATCATCTTCACATAAGGAATATTGGCGATGATGTAAGTCTGCCCCTCAACGACAATCTCGCCCCCGTAGGGTGTATGGGGTTGGTCTTGGTTGGGTATATCTTCACCGATCTGAATGGTCTGTTCTCGGGAAGGGTCAGTGTAAAGTAGGTATCGTAAAATCATAACATTACGAAAATGGCGGTTTCTTCACCCGTAACCAAACACATCCAAACTTTAGTATTCGCTTATTATGCGATTAGAATGTAGATGGCTCATGGTCCGCCATTCGGTTAGTGGGCAGGTCGAGCCAGAATAAGATTGATTCGCCCTGTTTATGGGTAGAGCCATTTCGGTTCTTGGTTACGACCTTCTCCAAGGTATTTTTAATGGAGTTGAGCTACATTGCTTCTTAGTTCCCTCCGCAATCGGGGCACACATCCCAGCCCGTGATCGGGCACTCTACTGGGGGCTTCGTGGAGCCGCACCATCCGCATGTAGGTGTTTCGTTCATCGTTTCGGAATCTCTAACTGCACTCGTTGGACATTTACCCCCGATTCGACTAGTGAACGTTCGAGTGTCGATAGAAAACTATCGCGGTCACGAGCCGTTTTGAACTCGAAAAATAGCCGCCGACCACGGGTGCTGACGTAGTTGGTGGTGGTGTTTTTGGCCCATCGGCTGTACTGCTTCATCTGGGCGGTATTCGTGTCGTCAGGCAACTCGTAGAAGCAGCCGGTTGCGGCCGGTACCGGGATGGATTTTGGTTTCATCGTATGGCATGGGTTATTTCCATCTCCCGTCTTTGTAGAAAAAATCACGGCCGTGCCGGTCTCCGAAATTCTCATAGATGCGGTTTTGCTCGATACGATGCACCAGCTGATACATACACTCTGGAAACAGGGGGTTAAGTACCCCAATCAAAAACAGCATTCCGTTCTCTTCAATCAGGCCCAGATAGAGCAATTTCCGACAGAAGAATCCGCTACAATCCGTCGCGACGCCCGGAGTCAATACTTCATCACCGACTTGTACTGACTCAGGCCGGAATCCAGGTAGGGTACGGTATTCGTCGGGGTCAGTTGCCACGTAGCCGCACCCCTGGTTATGGGTGTATAGTGTGTACTCGATCATAGCGGTGCTACTTCTGAATACGTTGTGCGTCGGGATTGAATTTCATCCTCGACCATCTGTTCGACGATGCGGTCGCCTTTGCGCCGGGCTTCGGCCAGCAGGGCGCGCATCGGGGCTTCGGGCATTCGGGGCAGCTGGGCTTCGAGCGTGGCGAAATAGTCCACATCGGTGAAGGTCTCCAGCGGTGGGGTAGGGCGGATCAGCTTGGCTTTGACGGCCTCAACCACTTCGCGGGCTTCGTCGGTCAGTTGATCGGCGTTCAGAAAGAGCCCTTTGGCGGCTTCTTTGTGAGCACCCGCTTCCCGGCGGTGCTGCTCTTCGAGCCATTGGGCCTTTTGCAGTCCGTAGGCGGCCATCCACTCCATGACGGTCTGCACATCGAAGCGGTTGTACACCCGAACGACCTCCCCGTCTTCGTTGCAGAGCGAACCGGATTTGAGGAGCTTGAGGCACATGATGAGGTCCATCACGCTATCGGTGGGGTACTTGTCGAGAAACAGTTGCGCCAGCTCAAACACCTGATAGGGGGTGATGGGCTGCGAGAGGTTCATGCTCAGGCTGGCCATTTTGAGCACGGCACAAACGAGCTTCATGGCCGTCGGGCGTCCCACTTTGCGGATCAGATCGCGGGTGTGGGGGGCCGTGGCGGCCACGGCGATGGTGGCATCCTGCTGTACTTTCATCACCATCAGGTGAAGGGGTTCGGGCAGGTCTTTGCAGAGGGACATGGCGTCAATTGTCCCAGTTTGCAAGGAGTTCATCAACTTCACGGCTGAACTCTCCGAGGTTTTCGCCGGGGCGTTGCTGGCGGCCGTTTCGGCGGGTGTTAGGCTGGGGGTGTGTCGCATGGTCGAGTTTTTTGCGAATCCAGAAATGGGCGTGTTTGCGGTAATCGGCGTAGTCGGCATGGATTTTCTCGAAGCCCATCTGCTCGATGGTGAATCCGTCCAGTAGTTCGCTCAGACGTTCGGACGAAATCTTGAATCCCAGTTGGGCGGCTTCGAGCCAGGTGCGGTCGGCGGTGATGCGGGCCCGGTAGCCCGCAAGCCCCTCGGCCGGATCGGGTTGGGGGGGGCGCGCGGAATCGGGGGGGGCTTTTGTTTTTTTTCTTTCCTCGAAAGCGGTTTGCCGGTG
It includes:
- a CDS encoding glycoside hydrolase family 108 protein; this translates as MANFDKAYAITMAHEGGYANHPSDTGGETYKGIARNHNPNWKGWHVVDAAKRNASGTDQLNRILSANADLQANVRTFYKANYWDVNRLDQVSDQLLAEKLFDIGVNMGVGRAARMWQEAVNLTNQNGRAYADIAVDGIVGAMTLKRTNEHPRPALLLQVVRALQGERYLNIMRNAPSQEVFAASWFSRI
- a CDS encoding right-handed parallel beta-helix repeat-containing protein, which produces MATTIPDLDLNMLRFIRRLVKQLVPGDTVPVSRDRIGSYLGAADFIQTPEGLIYARTSSSVPPDDLRVFAVRNKPTQRWMLTGTTPLGTEYTLSAFKRAGSSWTRAIADFFESGEKSLLVNIPRLEIDAPLTPPSGNGLRIRGISREGSVIVSRGDWAALNLTGHQSAEISDLGFEGAGLHTAIVGETNFYTRIENIGVRGFGRGIVLNSVGKETLFTSNRVSRCVVRGCEGPGIVLQRWAEYVTVDNNDVYDCAGPGIYAASGNVRMVNNTLVNNQGGILVEGSIGVESPSTAIDGYTLGENTDHGGIYSNTVNHNHIYGISLINLRYSTGVVGNQIWATIGPNGFNQNYRGTGYTVGLHLENCVNVQAVGNTIAHNRVNIAVKGVRTSRLDNSLIANPDYTQYHYLEIAGANVSQNEVVCSTSGDLKGGENRTFFPLTDTTNLGNTYRQKSSLTPQSIVLQNGDAAYTHVGNSQLIRVRTGYVPAVTLPPLWRGQSTTIEVEQLTAGASVLVAVTGAVLTSRTALCTVSGSTATLTGSGLYTFTQDLNGNCTITSDAVRELSRGVSFVNSWGQFSGLKTVGYWLDSSGRINLEGMMVGGSSNTTAFTLPVGYRPSSLRFLPVNRGEKFGAIHITDGGEVVVKGIDPGDWISLDGVSFRP
- a CDS encoding response regulator translates to MATKPQLRILLVDDDVDTVHVVRYTLQKVDPATILDVAGSREELVTHLERAVKPYYNLLLLDLMLEGELNGLSLVDLIRSYPNTRLMPIVALSFRDDHQTVQASYHQRVNSYLQKPETLEEWERVMLALTNYWKVSALPSE